From Thermoanaerobaculia bacterium, the proteins below share one genomic window:
- a CDS encoding serine/threonine-protein kinase, translating into MPDKIGKYEILEKIGTGGFGVVFKGRDPHIKRIVAVKTCEVDDEEVKGRFFREAELAGNLHHPNITVIYDFGIENDTPYLVQEFLTGEDLDKLIKRGERLTLRRKLQILLEVAKGLGHAHECGVIHRDVKPSNIRITDAGETKIMDFGIAKSSRMASKLTQTGITLGTAAYLAPEQIQGSSVDPRTDIFSFGVMMYELFTGIKPFTGDNISQVIYQIIHTDPVLPTRVLPDLPKDLETIILRCLKKRAQERYLSMFEIVREIEKVLLQFTSLNIDDLVIETTSHRPTRPISASFEDLRPTLETPARGIQRGRPWAKIGAAIAGVLIIALLVVTYAITFGSHRNSEPSRPEISVLNPLSMETKEDTLAGVPERAPLPEETPPPQTQKDPTPPPPTKPVPEAGTLVVTSNRESTIMINGKKRGSFPPRMELSLPAGTYALEWVSEEGSYRETVTLEGGKVKLAHHSFPVLSYGRLTVRTPIGSPWGILYVDGEEIGPTPQNGIKLQAGTHRLEVRRDGYKTQIRDVDILEGKILDWPVTLYPVE; encoded by the coding sequence ATGCCGGATAAAATTGGAAAATACGAGATCCTGGAAAAGATCGGGACCGGCGGGTTTGGCGTGGTCTTTAAGGGGAGAGATCCGCATATCAAGCGGATCGTAGCGGTAAAGACCTGTGAAGTGGATGATGAAGAAGTCAAGGGGAGATTTTTTCGTGAGGCCGAACTGGCGGGGAATCTTCACCATCCAAACATCACCGTTATTTATGATTTTGGCATCGAGAACGATACACCCTATCTTGTCCAGGAATTTCTGACTGGCGAGGATCTGGACAAACTTATCAAGAGGGGCGAACGTCTTACGCTGAGAAGAAAACTCCAGATTCTCCTTGAGGTTGCCAAAGGCCTCGGCCACGCTCATGAGTGCGGTGTAATCCATCGTGATGTCAAACCTTCCAATATTCGCATTACCGATGCAGGTGAAACCAAGATCATGGATTTTGGGATTGCAAAATCGTCACGAATGGCCAGTAAGTTAACGCAGACCGGAATAACTCTTGGTACGGCCGCCTATCTGGCACCCGAACAGATTCAGGGATCGTCTGTGGATCCGCGAACGGATATCTTTTCCTTTGGCGTCATGATGTACGAACTGTTCACCGGAATCAAGCCTTTTACCGGTGACAACATTTCTCAGGTTATTTATCAGATCATCCATACCGATCCAGTTCTGCCAACAAGAGTCCTTCCTGACCTCCCCAAAGACCTTGAAACGATTATCCTCCGCTGTCTGAAGAAGCGGGCTCAGGAGCGATACCTCTCCATGTTTGAGATCGTCAGAGAAATCGAGAAGGTTCTCCTGCAATTCACCTCCCTGAATATTGATGATCTCGTTATCGAAACAACTTCCCATCGTCCGACTCGTCCCATTTCAGCCTCCTTTGAGGATCTTCGGCCCACGCTGGAAACCCCGGCCAGGGGCATCCAGAGGGGTCGTCCCTGGGCAAAAATCGGAGCTGCCATCGCGGGAGTTCTCATTATTGCCTTGCTCGTGGTCACCTACGCCATCACATTTGGAAGCCACCGGAATTCCGAACCATCCCGGCCAGAGATATCCGTACTCAACCCCCTATCTATGGAGACAAAGGAAGATACCCTTGCCGGGGTTCCGGAAAGAGCTCCCCTACCCGAAGAAACGCCCCCTCCCCAAACACAAAAAGACCCCACCCCTCCTCCACCCACAAAGCCCGTCCCGGAAGCCGGCACCCTTGTCGTGACCTCGAACAGGGAAAGCACCATTATGATTAACGGGAAAAAGCGAGGTTCCTTTCCACCTCGAATGGAACTATCCCTGCCGGCCGGAACGTATGCTCTGGAGTGGGTGAGCGAGGAAGGATCCTACCGGGAAACCGTCACCCTTGAAGGAGGAAAGGTGAAGCTTGCCCACCACAGCTTCCCGGTTCTGAGCTATGGTCGTCTTACGGTTCGAACACCCATTGGATCTCCATGGGGCATCCTCTACGTCGATGGCGAAGAAATCGGTCCGACACCGCAGAATGGAATCAAGCTGCAGGCGGGAACTCATCGCCTCGAAGTACGGAGAGATGGGTATAAAACCCAGATTCGAGATGTCGACATCCTGGAGGGAAAAATTCTGGATTGGCCCGTGACGCTCTATCCTGTAGAATAG
- a CDS encoding serine hydrolase domain-containing protein — protein MQGNTDTILFLRNLRRQVPGYAFSVGRPGEDPEVFAGGHAVEIPSPIDAHAGTLFDCASLTKPLITAALALTLAGEGIISLSKRIRFDRDMLPFPFSAPTVRELLEHRGGFPSWVPLSLLGSPEEVLRMLPALQERHPGKEAVYSCPGYILLGIWMARITCSSLEQLAKVHLFQPLHLTESAFFPLPDYAKSTLPIAATELGNQIEQSMAGGQLNERPSPIHGEVHDGNCHFLGGACGNAGLFATCQAVHRLASHLLRLLPRPIHGNRPYVLGLRTHLDSPVFLPGQMGHTGFTGTMVVIDPRKDTIGVLLTNRLHKKDPPDLTPVRRIFSTTCHQFKRTVQ, from the coding sequence ATGCAAGGCAACACGGATACAATCCTCTTTCTTCGTAATCTCAGGCGACAGGTGCCGGGCTATGCCTTCTCTGTCGGCCGCCCGGGAGAGGATCCGGAAGTGTTCGCGGGGGGGCACGCTGTAGAAATCCCAAGTCCAATCGACGCACATGCCGGTACGCTGTTTGATTGCGCTTCCCTGACGAAGCCGCTTATTACCGCTGCTCTTGCTCTCACTCTGGCAGGGGAAGGGATCATTTCCCTTTCAAAAAGGATCAGATTCGATAGGGATATGCTGCCCTTTCCCTTTTCCGCGCCGACAGTCCGTGAGCTTCTGGAACATCGGGGAGGTTTTCCGTCCTGGGTTCCCCTTTCCCTTCTCGGAAGCCCGGAAGAGGTTCTAAGAATGTTACCGGCTTTACAGGAGCGTCATCCAGGAAAAGAAGCCGTCTATTCCTGTCCCGGGTACATCCTTCTCGGCATCTGGATGGCCCGTATTACATGTTCCAGCCTTGAACAGCTGGCAAAGGTCCATCTGTTTCAACCGCTGCATCTGACGGAATCTGCCTTTTTTCCGTTGCCGGACTATGCGAAATCGACCCTGCCCATTGCCGCAACGGAATTGGGAAATCAAATCGAGCAATCCATGGCCGGCGGACAGCTGAACGAACGGCCTTCGCCCATCCATGGAGAAGTTCACGACGGAAATTGTCATTTTCTAGGAGGCGCATGCGGAAACGCCGGGCTCTTTGCGACGTGTCAGGCCGTTCACCGTCTTGCTTCTCATTTGCTGAGACTCCTGCCTCGCCCCATCCACGGGAATCGACCTTACGTTCTTGGATTGCGAACTCATTTAGACAGCCCCGTATTTCTCCCGGGTCAGATGGGCCATACGGGCTTTACGGGTACAATGGTCGTCATCGATCCACGAAAAGACACGATAGGTGTCCTTCTGACGAACAGGCTCCATAAAAAGGACCCTCCAGACCTGACTCCAGTGCGACGGATTTTCTCGACCACTTGCCATCAATTCAAAAGGACGGTACAGTAA
- a CDS encoding DUF296 domain-containing protein, which yields MDVWELPYTYVIRLERGEEVITSLKDFADSFHIRGGLFLGLGALSEATLGFFQPQAGDYEKKTFHEDLEILQMTGSLTLLPDEKPLIHIHATLGRSGMESIGGHLFRATISITGEFYCMKPGGAIFRKKKSPEGFLLLSGVEEAP from the coding sequence ATGGATGTGTGGGAACTTCCCTATACGTACGTCATCAGATTGGAGAGGGGAGAAGAAGTCATTACGTCTCTGAAGGATTTTGCCGATTCGTTTCACATCCGGGGAGGTTTGTTTCTGGGCCTTGGCGCTCTCTCCGAAGCCACCCTGGGTTTTTTCCAACCGCAGGCAGGGGATTACGAAAAAAAGACATTTCACGAAGATCTGGAAATCCTGCAGATGACGGGAAGCCTGACCCTGCTGCCGGACGAAAAGCCCTTAATTCATATTCATGCCACGCTGGGACGATCGGGAATGGAGTCCATTGGAGGCCATCTGTTTAGAGCCACCATATCCATTACGGGAGAATTTTACTGTATGAAGCCCGGTGGCGCGATCTTTCGAAAAAAGAAAAGCCCGGAGGGCTTTCTTCTTCTTTCCGGAGTCGAGGAGGCCCCGTGA